The genomic interval AGTCgttgccaaggaggtgcGAGAGCGAGGCTTCACCAAGGTCGCTTCTCTGGCTCCCCGAGTCTTGTAATCTGTGCTTACCGTACCCGTACCGTAACCATGGCTTGTATATAGTATTTAAATGTTTGGTATTCACAAGCTGTAGTGTGGGATGGGTAGCTTGGAAACAAGGAGTGGTTGTagtgcgagtacaagtaagcCCAAGAAAGTAATTTATCGATGATTATAGATAATGAATGAATGTTGTCACAGATGTAGTTACAGCACTCGTAcgaatacttgtaccgtatgtacttgttctgtGGGGATAGAGCTTGCCTCCATACTTCATCACTATCTTACTTCGTCACTATTGTACTCCATCATAGATTCAGCCATCCAGAAATAACATGTCAAAGTGCTATTTCGAGATAAGGAGCAACTCTTGTTTGTATCAACTTGAGGTTCCGTTCTAGAAGACGGTGTTTGATCAAGTAGAGAATCTCATAGCTATCGTCGTATGCCCTCAAAATGTCATCTCCACCCCATACCAACCAACGTCAGACCTCCTCCATTTTATGAGACAAAGTCTCACACGCCCTTCCCAATCCCCTGTGTTACAGCTCAACTTGGTCTCCGCCACCTATCCCTCCACCGCCTACGCCTCCACACAGATGCTCACGTCAAAACATAAATAATCCATTAACGAACCAATAATATACAACCCTCGAATAATCCCCTCTAAGACCGGAAAATGTTGTTGCAGTTGTTGCAGACAAAAAACAGAATCATGGTGGTCTCCGCACGCTTCTGTTGCGactggaagaagaccacATCGTGCTCGTGACACTTGGGACACTCCTTGTCGGATCGAGGCAGAGTGGGATCTGCTCCAATACCGGTTGTCACTCCGGCCGTCTCCTCAATGTTGGTGATCAGCTGATGCTTGAACACCAGAGGAGTGGATGCAAACTCCGTGTACGGACAGTTTCGGCATGCAAACAGCAGCTTTCTATCCTCCTTATCCTCTCTCGGATAGAGCATGTTGTTGCTGGGTTAGCGCTGGTCCTCGATCATTTCTCGTCCTCTCGTTATCTAGTTCTCTCTGATCACTCACCACTCGAGACAAAATCGCGACGTCATTTTGGTTCCGTCTTGTTCCACACACTGAGCTGTCGTCTGCTGTGTGTTTTTCAAAGCCCAGTGAAGATGGTGTTCTGCAGCTCTATGGCAAACTCTAAATGTGCGCACGAGTCTATTCTTCCCGTCTCTAATCCCCCTCCCtctgactacaagtatagtGATTGGGAGGTTTGGGACACCACAGTACAAGAGCAAGGCCGGGTAACC from Yarrowia lipolytica chromosome 1F, complete sequence carries:
- a CDS encoding uncharacterized protein (Compare to YALI0F17534g, highly similar to uniprot|P27999 Saccharomyces cerevisiae YGL070c RPB9 DNA-directed RNA polymerase II 14. 2 KD subunit, similar to Saccharomyces cerevisiae RPB9 (YGL070C); ancestral locus Anc_6.212), whose translation is MTSRFCLECNNMLYPREDKEDRKLLFACRNCPYTEFASTPLVFKHQLITNIEETAGVTTGIGADPTLPRSDKECPKCHEHDVVFFQSQQKRAETTMILFFVCNNCNNIFRS